In Fragaria vesca subsp. vesca linkage group LG1, FraVesHawaii_1.0, whole genome shotgun sequence, the sequence ATTTGATGGAGCTGCTACCCATGGAACTCCTGGTGGACATCCTAAAGAGAGTGTCTGCAGAGTCTGTGTGTCGCATCCGATGCGTCTCTAAGATGTTGTTAAGCATAGTCGACTCCCCCTCTTTTGTTAAGCTGCACTCTACTTTGGTATTTGATCCAGATTCTCGTGTAACACCCGCTCCACCTCAATTCATCCTGCATTATGGCCTATCACGCTTTTATTCTCGCCGAGAAAACATGCTATCCTCCTTTCATTCACTTCACTACGACCCTTCCAATGCCCAAGGTGCTCCTCAACTTAATCCAAGACTTATTTTGCAGTCATCCAATCCCACATATTACAGTCTACGGTTTGTGTTCTGTAACATGTTTTGCATCAAATACTGGAGCGATCATGCACTCAGCTTCTTGATCAATCCTCTTCGAGGAGAAGTTCTAAAGCTCCCACCCAGTCACAGTATTGCTCAACAAATTTTTGGTCCATATTCCGAAGCAAGGGATGTTTCGACTGGTATGGGATTCGATAGTATAACCAATACGGCAATACCTACAAGATTGTTCGTGTTACAGATATTAGGAAAAGGTACGGAGCGAGATGCTGGGTAGTCCAAGTGCTTGTACTCGGCACAAGCGAATGGCGACAGGTAACCTCAGCTCCACCTCCGGAAATAACATTACGTTGCTACAAGAATGTATGTGCTCATGGAGATATGCATTGGCTCTTGTATCCTTATACAAGGGAAGGAATTCAAGGACAAGTCCATATACTTTCTTTCGACTTCAAGAAAGAAGAGTTCTTTTGGATTCCCAATCCCTACAGATTACCGGATACGTGCTGTCAGTTACACTTGATCAATTATAGAGGATCTATGGCCATAGTGGATACTACATCAGGTACGACTATTGAGATATGGGTGATGAAAGACTACATTAAAAAACAGTGGATGTTGGATTATTCCATCAGTATTCAAGTGCTTGAATTAGATCCTCAATTTAAGTTTTCGGAAGCTGTTTGTTGTGAATGGGAGCATGGCATACTTTTCACACATTCATCGGCCACAATAACATTGTTTTTGGATATGAGAGGACCTGTTGTTACCAAGACTCTTGTCAAATGTCCAATTGAGGGTAATTTGGTGCAAAGGCATATCATAAGTCTTCATGGGAGCTTGATTTCCCTGAAGAGCTTGGCAAATTTGGAGGAAGCAGAAGAGCCAGCTACTTATAGCGATTGGTCTGAAGGAGTAGCAAGAGGGAAGAATTTCTTTTATTTGACAAGGCGGCATTAGTTTTTTACTTATTTCGATCAACTGTATTCGATTCAAGTTTTAATTAGAAGTTTTTTTTGTTTTTGTTTTTTTTTTTTCTCGATGAAAGGTTTAATAAGTTCAATGGAGTTACAAGTAACAACTTTTAGATGGTGTAATATTTGCTTTCTCTGCAGATTAGATTTCATAAACCTCTTTTAGATGCTGTAATTCTAAACTTTTATGAAAAAGACTTCTTTCTCTCCTTGTGGCCCTCAATCATTCCTGACTTCCTGGTACATGAATAATTCTACAATATTTGATCGTCATAACTTTAGGCGATATCAAATTAAACCTCCCCGCATGTCAAAAATCTGTCAAAACAAATTTTTCCTCACGAATGAATAAATAACTCAGCCATATACATAATACATTACCGTCATTAAGAAACCCTGATCCTATGAAACCCAAATGCTACTGAAGGCTTCTTCAAGGGCCCTCTTCCTGCTTATCTTTGGACTCCATCCTCCTGCCCTCGGACCTCTCTCTGCTCGCAGCTGCATCATTTCTTCATCATCATATCCATGCATATCATGCATCCCTCCGAGTGGCAGTGGTTGGGGGCCGCCCATGCCCAAAGGTCGAGGTTGACCCGAAATTGTAGGTGCATATTGCCCCTGCATGCTAGTACCAAATCCTGCTTGAGAGCCTTGGTTCAGTGCCTATCAATGAGCACAAAAAAATCAGTTCAGAAAACTCTGGTGTCCAGGAACAACTGGTACAATTAACAATAACAAGTCATTTACGTGGTGCACTATCAGTCTATCACTAACTCAAGAAAATTGATATTCTTACGAAATCAGTATCATTTTGTACAGGTTGACCCTTGCTTGCTGCTAGAGCTGCGGCTAGTTCTTCAGCCTATATGATTAATACCACCAGCATTAGAACCTTGAAATAAATTTTCCAGATTATATCTCCCTACTTCCAGCATCAGAGCTACATATTTTTATTTTCTTTAGTTTTCGTTTTCAGTAATATATAACAAATTAAAAAAACAGCAGCCCAAAACTTCACCACCTATAAGGGACAAAATCCACCGAGTAGAAACAGCAAAAGCAAAGGAAGAGCAAGTGACATTTTATTTATGGATTACCTTGCGGGCTCTATTAATCATTATTTGTTCAGCATTTTCTTCCTGGTACTGTGCAATTTTGGCTTCGATAGCAGGGACATCTATTCCTTCGATCAAGTTAAACGCTACCACCAAATAATTTTTCTTTTAGTCAGCCTAAACTTTTTGTTAATAATAAAAGTAGCTATTGAGCTGAAAAAAAAAAACTTACTCATATCCTCTACTTCCTCCAAGTAATCATTGTATTCTCTCAAGGAAGGAAAATCGTCTTCTCGTTTATTGAATCTAGACAATCCATTGTCTCCATCAGTGACAAATTAAATAAAGTGATGTCTATATTGGCTAAAAGTACAACTGTATAAGTAATTAGCAGTACATATTACAAGACACAGCACTCATATACTGAATAAGTCAATAAATCAATGTGTCATCCCAGTTCATACATTCTACAATTTCAAAATAGTGATGCAAATCCCCTTTTCCCCTGATCTTCTTAACTCCTCTAGTGATTGCTTTGAAACTTATAAAATATCAATTTAGCCTGTAGCAGGATTAAGAGGCAGTAGCAGTAATGTCCTTTTTAAATCCAAACGACAAAATATTTTGATGAGTCCCACTATTCTACTCTTTCTACATAAGTTATCTCTTAAAGGATTGTTGGGCTTGATTATGAGTGCAGGATTGTATAAATCAAGTTTCAACCTATTATTTTCAGCAATTGAAAAGTAATATAGTGCAATGCACCTACCAAAATGCTAGTGTCTTAATGCATGCGAGAAAAGCTGTACACATTTTGAACACTAGTTGCATAACCATTTGCGTACAGATGAAAAAAGTTCCACAAGTGAGAGAGAGAGAGAGAGAGAGAGAGAGAGAGAGAGAGAGAGAGAGAGTAGTATANNNNNNNNNNNNNNNNNNNNNNNNNNNNNNNNNNNNNNNNNNNNNNNNNNNNNNNNNNNNNNNNNNNNNNNNNNNNNNNNNNNNNNNNNNNNNNNNNNNNNNNNNNNNNNNNNNNNNNNNNNNNNNNNNNNNNNNNNNNNNNNNNNNNNNNNNNNNNNNNNNNNNNNNNNNNNNNNNNNNNNNNNNNNNNNNNNNNNNNNNNNNNNNNNNNNNNNNNNNNNNNNNNNNNNNNNNNNNNNNNNNNNNNNNNNNNNNNNNNNNNNNNNNNNNNNNNNNNNNNNNNNNNNNNNNNNNNNNNNNNNNNNNNNNNNNNNNNNNNNNNNNNNNNNNNNNNNNNNNNNNNNNNNNNNNNNNNNNNNNNNNNNNNNNNNNNNNNNNNNNNNNNNNNNNNNNNNNNNNNNNNNNNNNNNNNNNNNNNNNNNNNNNNNNNNNNNNNNNNNNNNNNNNNNNNNNNNNNNNNNNNNNNNNNNNNNNNNNNNNNNNNNNNNNNNNNNNNNNNNNNNNNNNNNNNNNNNNNNNNNNNNNNNNNNNNNNNNNNNNNNNNNNNNNNNNNNNNNNNNNNNNNNNNNNNNNNNNNTTTTTATTATATATATATATATATATATATATATTTTATACTATCACTCTTCAGATATTACAAGGTAGTGCTTCTTCTATAAACTGTACCTTTTCCATTTCAATTCGAAATTTTGTGAATTCAAATGTTTGAGTACTTGGAGTTATTAGTGTTTTGTCTCAATAATCTGTCTCAGGCTTAGTTGGGCTGCAAGTGTTCGAGTGTTCGATAGAATGCCTCAACTGGAACGAGAATACATTATGTACTCATCAATTTACTATTATTCCGTAGCATTAATTCGTGCCATATTTCCTGCTTCCCATAGTAAGAAGGATTGGATTTTAGGCCGAATGGGAAAATCTCATCTCTGTTTACTTTTCATATTCAAATGGGACTTTTTATATTGCATATGTGGTTTGATTGATATCACTAGGTGCTGATGGAGATGCAGAGGATCCAGATGTGGAGAATGTGGCCCTGAAAGAACAAGAAAAACTGAAAAAGTTGAATTTGATGGAGTTGTTACCCATGGAACTACAGGCGGACATCCTGAAAAGAGTACCTGCAAAGTCATTGTGTCACATCCAATGCGTCTCTAAGATGTTGTTAACTCCTGTTGTAAAGCATAGTCGACTCCCCCTCTTTTGTTAAGCTGCAGCCTGCACTCTACTTTTCTACTTGATCCTGATTCTCATCTACCTCCTGATCCCCCTCAGCTTATCATGCGTTATCTGCGGTCCTATTGTAGTACTACTACTAACGCAGTATCCACCTTTCATTCACTTCATTACGACCCTTCCAAATCCCAAGGTGCAGATGCTCAACTAAATGCAAGATTCATTTTGCAGTCATCCAAACGTGATCATTACAGTCTATGTTTTGTTTTCTGCAACTTGTTTTGCATCCAGTACAGGAGCGATCATGCACTCAGCTTCTTGATCAATCCTCTTAAAGGAGAAGTTCTGAGGCTCCCACCTAGTCGCTGTATTGCCCAGCATATTCGTGGTCCGTCTTCCATAGTGTGGTTTGTTTGGAATGGTATGGGATTTGATAGTATAACCAATACCTACAAGATTCTTCGTGTTACAAGGATTCACATTCCAAAATATCCTACAGAGGAGATCTGCTGGGTATCCCAAGTGCTTGCACTGGGCACAAGAGAATGGCGACAGGTGCCCTCAGCTCAACCTCCGGGTTATTTACGTTGGTCCAAAAATATATGTGCACATGGAGGTATGCATTGGTTGTTCTGTTAACAGTGAAGGTGAATTAGTCATGTGGTAGCAGTTGTGAAGAAGTGTGTTTTATCTTTTACTGTTTTACTTTCTTCTACTATAAATACTCTTGGGGATGTAATATTTCTGTTCATGTTGGCTTTATTGAAATCATATGAGATATTTTCCCAGGCTTCTCTCTGTAAGTTCATCTTCTTTCTCCTTGAGCTTGACATTTTGAGGTTAGATCAACCATGGGTGCTATGTTATCATGTTCTATTCTACAATAGATAGTAAAATTCATATACTTTCTTTTGACTTCAAGAAAGAAGAGTTCTTTTGGACTCCCAGTCCCTACACATTACCAAAATGGATGTGGCAATTACACTAGATTACTTTTAGGGGATGTATGGCCATTGTGGATACAACATCAGGTGTGAACATCGATATATGGGTGATGAAAGATTACAATAAAAAGCAGTGGGTGCTAGATTACTCGCTCGACATCCACATGCTTGAATTAGATCCTGAATTTGAGTTCCATCAAGCTGCTTGTTCTGAATGGGAGCATGGCATACTGTTCATAAATAAACCGGGAACAATAACAGTGTTTTTGGATCTAAGGGGACCTGTTGTTGCCAAGAATGTTTTAAAATGTCAATCTCAGGGATGGGATGTGGAGTGTAAGCGAATCATAAGTCTGAAGGGAAGCTTGATTTCCCTAAAAAGCAATGCAGATTTGGTCGAAGCAGAGGAACCAGCTACCTATAGCAATTGGACTGAAGAGAAGCAAGCGGGAAAAATTTCTTTTATTTGAAGAGGTCTTAGCTTCAGTTAAGTTTCTGATATTTATGTAATGAACTAATGATGTTAGTTTAGTTTTCCTACAAAAAAAAAAAAAAAAACTTAGTTTGGTTTGGTTTCTGATACTGTAGCAATTGGACTGAGAGAAGCGAAGAGTTCTTTTTATGTGAAGAACTCTGAAGAGGCAGTAATATTCAATTAAGTTTCTGATACTGCTTGTTATAATGGTCTAAATTTAATAATGAATTATAAATTGAGATCATACTTAAGATTACAAAGGTCGCTGATATGAACATACCAAATGTGATGTGTTCAGTGTTCTGTATGCGTGTCCTCACAATCACCCAACACCAACAAACTGAAAACATTGCATTGCACTCCATGAACTTTTCCCAGGGGGTCGAGCACCATATGCAAAGAGAATATCCCTCTACGAGTCACTGACAAGTTGTAATGATGGCATTGAGGATCCTGACAAGAAGTTTTTAATAAGTGCGAGAGCTAGCTTTGGTTTGTGCAGAGGGACTTCATGACCTGCTCCCCTCACTGATACAAATGTCAGCCCAGCATATTCTTGAGTCCAGCCTCCAACCTGTTTATTGGTTGTATTGATATGTAGGAGTCAGATTTTGTTAAAACAATGATGTAACATAGCAGATTTGTTTATAAGGATTAAAAATATGGAAGGAAATTGCTATAATAACCCCTTACCTGCCCCTCATCATACCAGGCACGCCAAGGTTTGACAGTTGGAAGCTTAAGGGAATCTATACTGTATCGGGTAGATGTAACTGGGATTACCGCATCTGTATCACCACTGCCGTAGTAGTAGGAGGTATTAAATTAGCAATAGTAAAGTGCTTGGCAACAGTTGACTTCAGGCATTTAAAAGAAGCAAATTACTTGTAGCTGAAGTTCATTCAGTGACCATGTAATAAAATGCCCAAAGCAACTCCACATACTGGTTGGAGAAGTTAAATTTGTCTACCAGATATAACTCGTATATGCAGTCATGATGAATTTTATTAAATGAACATCTCAGAAAATCTAAAGAAGTAACAGATGTCCACAAGGTGTTGAAAGGAACCTGAACATCCATATACGAAGTCCCGAATGTATTAACTCCCGGTAGACATCCAGCACTGTCCTAGGAGAATCCTTCCAAGTAGTGTACACCACATCACTACAAATGAGCAAAAAATGGATATGACATAAGATGAGAGGGTCTTTAAAATCAAAAGAATAAATTCAGAAATATTCCTTATAGGCAAGGCATATTTT encodes:
- the LOC101293928 gene encoding uncharacterized protein LOC101293928, translated to MSAVSCNIFNKREDDFPSLREYNDYLEEVEDMTFNLIEGIDVPAIEAKIAQYQEENAEQIMINRARKAEELAAALAASKGQPVQNDTDFALNQGSQAGFGTSMQGQYAPTISGQPRPLGMGGPQPLPLGGMHDMHGYDDEEMMQLRAERGPRAGGWSPKISRKRALEEAFSSIWVS